In a genomic window of Nocardiopsis mwathae:
- a CDS encoding dihydrodipicolinate synthase family protein, translated as MAATHPATDLGGVVVATALPYRRDASAPGGLAVDHDGYAHHCRWLISSGCRGVGPNGSLGEYSSLTDTERRAVVRTAVEAVDGVGIVVAGVHGAGAHQAQYWARCAAEDGADAVLCLPPTMYRANRAEIRDHYAAVAAVGLPVMLYNNPTDTRVDLTPDLIAELAGIDNVVAVKEFSGDPARVARIRELAPDLQVVAGADDLLWENLADGATGWFAGFPNAFPVECVRMFDLIRAGEAGQAEELHAALLPLFRWDSRTEFVQAVKAAMDMAGRKGGPCRPPRGPLVAEHRDEVMAAARQAMAHIATLETPRPREAQQQGTGRTPQGAGADASRSAAQRKAAGGAH; from the coding sequence CGCGACGCGTCCGCGCCCGGGGGCCTGGCCGTGGACCACGACGGCTACGCCCACCACTGCCGCTGGCTGATCTCCAGCGGCTGCCGCGGCGTCGGCCCCAACGGGTCGCTGGGGGAATACTCCTCCCTGACCGATACGGAGCGCCGGGCCGTCGTCCGGACCGCGGTCGAGGCGGTCGACGGGGTCGGCATCGTCGTCGCCGGCGTGCACGGGGCGGGCGCACACCAGGCGCAATACTGGGCGCGGTGTGCGGCCGAGGACGGCGCGGACGCCGTGCTGTGCCTGCCGCCGACGATGTATCGGGCCAACCGCGCCGAGATCCGCGACCACTACGCGGCGGTAGCCGCGGTCGGGCTGCCGGTCATGCTGTACAACAACCCGACCGACACCAGGGTCGACCTGACCCCCGACCTCATCGCGGAGCTGGCCGGGATCGACAACGTCGTCGCCGTCAAGGAGTTCTCCGGCGACCCGGCCCGGGTCGCGCGGATCCGCGAGCTCGCCCCCGACCTCCAGGTGGTCGCCGGGGCCGACGACCTCCTCTGGGAGAACCTGGCCGACGGCGCCACCGGCTGGTTCGCGGGGTTCCCCAACGCCTTCCCGGTGGAGTGCGTGCGGATGTTCGACCTGATCCGCGCGGGTGAGGCCGGACAGGCCGAGGAGCTGCACGCCGCGCTGCTCCCGCTCTTCCGGTGGGACTCGCGTACCGAGTTCGTGCAGGCCGTGAAGGCGGCGATGGACATGGCGGGGCGCAAGGGCGGGCCCTGCCGCCCGCCGCGCGGCCCGCTCGTCGCCGAACACCGGGACGAGGTCATGGCCGCGGCGCGGCAGGCCATGGCCCACATCGCGACGCTGGAGACACCGCGGCCGCGCGAAGCACAGCAGCAGGGGACCGGGCGCACGCCCCAAGGCGCCGGGGCGGACGCTTCGCGGAGCGCGGCGCAGCGAAAGGCGGCCGGCGGTGCGCACTGA